TCCAGGACGTGTATAAAGAGGCATTGTTCTATGACATCGAGCCTCTGGTCAAGCAGCTGGAGGACTCCCCTCAGATTTTTGGGGAGGTGGTGGCAAGGAAGCAGTTTCTGGCCCGCGTGCCCAACTACAGCGAGAACATTGAGCTGATGATTCGCATCGCCAGGGCGGAGGCGGTAGCATCCCGCCAGTCCAGCGTCATCGTGTGTGTGGTCAGGACCGAGGAGGATGCGGTCAAGTGTCACGACTCCCTGAATAACTTGGACATGGATAAGAAATCGGTGGTTAAGTTTGGCCCCTGGAAGGCGACTCCGAGCATTTCTGACCTTTTGGATTGCATTAAAATGGACATTGAAGCCAAAGGATACAAGAtttccttccagccccacatcacAGAGAAAGGCTTCCGGTTCAAATCCTATGATTTCTTCTACAAATTTCTGTTCACCTGGTGGTAGCAAAAGGGAACTCTTGGCAGTGATTTTTAAAcggctattaaaataaatagacTTCTGTTGTTTTAATACAGAGAATCTCTCAGAGATCAGATTCTGGGATCTGGCCAAACTGCACACTGCACAAGTTGAGATGTGTGTGCAGTGGGGGTGTaaagcctccccacccccatgctatTCCAAAACTGAGCCTATCATGTACAGGCCTGGTCTTCCTGTGTAAGTCAGAGCAGCCTTAGGCTGATTGCTAACTGACCCGAGGGGCTGAAACCACAGTCGGGACCAGAGCAATATAGGGTGCTCTGGCCTCATCCTCTTTACTCTGATCTCATTCTGTGcaagcagccagggctgggggtaGTTTTGCCTCTACACCAGCTCTGGGGCAATAGTCCTGGGACTGAGTTAACCAGATTTACAGCCAGAAACAGCTGTCAGGGTAATACAAAGTAGTTGGAGGATCTGGTACAGAATTTTTACTGTTGCTACACATATACGATAATAGGCAAAAAGAACTTGGCTTGGCTTCTAGATCTCTGGTCGTGTTTGCAGTACTGGGGGGAAATCATCTTTGTAAAGCAGGAAATTAGGTCTGGAAGCGTCATTGAGAGAGAATAAATATGTGAGTACACCAAATCCTCAGTCTGAATATAGCTTAACTCTGAAGGGTATGTCTGCTCTTGGAGCTAGGGATGGGGTGTGTGATTCCCAGttcgaggagacatacccatgctaggtCTGATTGAACTAGCATGCTCAAAGTACAATGTAGTGAGAGTGGCAGGAGGGGCTAACCGCCCTGAGGACATACCCCTCCGAGATCCTAAGAAACATACTCAGGGTGGCTAACCCATCACGCAGCTCGCTCTGCTGcggctacattctatttttagtggACTAGCTCAGCGGGAGTTCACGCAGGTATGACTCCTTGAGGAGGGAATCACACGGCTCCAGCTGCAAGTGCAGACATACTCACTGGTCTCTCAGCTACAGCTGTGCATGATCAATGATATGGCTTCAGTTGAAGGAGTTATATGAGCACATGCAACTCAGGGGCAGCTGGTGAActgtggggcaagtggggcataGCAGAAACCCCCAGGGCTCCTGCACacacaatgcccccccccccccatcccagaacTCTGGgtgctcttctcttccccctcattCCCACCTTGCTTAACCCTGGCCTCTgaagtctccctcctcccccctcccttcaccTGAATTTCTCCTTACTCCCCCAGCCCCTGTTCCCCATTAGTCCCAAGCCCCTGAGGCTTCTTCACCTCCTAGGCCAGGAGTGACTGACAGATTTACCCACTCAGCAGAGTGGCTCTTCTCCTGAGCCTCTTGCATTTCTTCTTGATTCCCCGGGGCCTCCCACAGCTCCTTGTTAGTTCCTCCTGCCgcttctcctctcctccagaCTGTGCAGTCAAGATCTGAGAGGAAGCAAGCGGTGGGGATTTTGAGTGGGGTTTGTGGTGCTGGATTCACTGCCCAAGCCACAGGCTGCAGTGACTGCAGAGCGCTCTGAAGcctttggtgggggtggggcagtgccCTAACACCCTCTATACATGAGCTACCACTGCACCCACTGGGCGCTGTGCTCGCTCATGCCAAGGCAAAATTTGGCTCTCTGCTGAGAAAACCAAtgctctagcacagtggttctttAACACCAGGACCTTGTGTTAAAACAGATAAGGTTTAAGGACCCCTACCTCTCCTCTAGCGGTAAAGGAAAAGGGTGTCAATGCCCAGGTTGGCAACCCACTCTCtagcaaatattattattattgattatttgtattgtgctagcactaggagccccagtcatgaggTCCCCATTgagctaggtgttgtacaaacacagaacaaaaagatggtgtcGGCCCCAAAGGTTTTCCAGTTTAAGTTGAATATGTTCTACTTGTTAATGCAGCAGTGTTTAGCTATTTTTTGTGCCATCAGTTACATCTCTTTGAGTGCTACAAATGAATATGTGCATCAGGAGACATAATGAAACCCCATGATGATTATTAGATGGAGGAGTCCCATAAGGTACTTCCAATAGTACAAACTACAGCCCAGTTCCTACAGTCTCTACTaaagcaaaactccctttgacttcagtgaaaatgtTGTCTGAGTAGAGGGTGCTGCATTGGGTCctctattgttttttaaaaccttaatattcacaaatttatttttatttatttttatactcaAGACAGCTgatgattttaaattatttgctaCCCCCAGGATATCTGAAAATCATATTGGTTATTCTAGATCATGGTTACGTTTACTTTTACACTTGAAATATGGGTTGCCTCCTATAAAGGACAATATGTGTTTTGGGATACTAaataaatacacttttaaaagcCTTTTTGCAGAGTATAAATCTACCTTCTTTATTATCCTCTTAAAAAACCACAAAGCTTTCCTTATACACTACTGGGTTAGAATCTATCTT
The DNA window shown above is from Trachemys scripta elegans isolate TJP31775 chromosome 1, CAS_Tse_1.0, whole genome shotgun sequence and carries:
- the KCTD14 gene encoding BTB/POZ domain-containing protein KCTD14; the protein is MSISSEHRSLGKQVTSSLQTLSPIVELNIGGEVYTTTLSTLKKHPGSKLADMFTGQPKLRTDTEGRFFIDRPGTYFKYILEYLRSNQVPTQCIQDVYKEALFYDIEPLVKQLEDSPQIFGEVVARKQFLARVPNYSENIELMIRIARAEAVASRQSSVIVCVVRTEEDAVKCHDSLNNLDMDKKSVVKFGPWKATPSISDLLDCIKMDIEAKGYKISFQPHITEKGFRFKSYDFFYKFLFTWW